The sequence AGATCGCACTCAAAAGAAAAGCTGTCCTACACCATAAAGAACAACATAGTGGACTTCTCACCCACAATAGAGCAGCTTGTGTATCTAAACAAAAAAACAAATCGCTCAGATTTAGCAATGATGTTTCACAACACCATAATAGACGCTGTTTTTGAAAACATACTCAATATATCACACTCAAATAACATAAAAAACATAGCATTAAGCGGCGGTGTTTTCCAAAACGAAATAATATTAAGCGGAATAGTAAGCAGGCTAAATAAAAAGGGGTTTGATGTGTATTTCAACAACACCGCACCGATCAACGATGGAGGGATTGCTTTAGGTCAGATATGGCTTGCAAATAGCCGTTTAAATATTTGACTGTAAGGAATTCTAAGGGTAAATTTGCTAAGTGTTAAATAAGTTTAAAGGGGGAGAAGGATGAAAGCCGTTATATGCGATGGATTTGGTGGGATTGAGGTTTTAAAGATAGCCGATGTGGAAAAACCGAAACCAAAACCCGATCAGGTTTTAATAAAGGTTATGGCCACATCCGTTAACATGCCGGATATCGTGCAAAGAAGGGGCAAATACCCGCCACCTCCAGGTGAGTCTGAGATATTGGGTTTGGAGGTTGCAGGCATAATCGAGGAGTTGGGCAGCGAGGTTGAAGAATACAAAAAGGGCGATAAGGTAATGGCTCTGGTCGGCGGTGGAGGATATGCAGAGTATGCAACAGCTTATGCAAGCCATATCATACCCATCCCGGAATCTATGAGCTTTGAGGAAGCAGCCTGCGTTTGTGAGGCCTATATTACGGCGTTTCTCAATGTATTTATGATAGGAGGCATAAAGGATAACGACTATGTTCTATATCACGGTGGTGGAGGTGGTGTAAACACAGCAGCCATACAGCTAACAAGAGCACTCACAAACAATGTCAATATAATAATCACGGCATCACCAAGAAAGATGGATAAGGTTAAAGAGATTGGGGCAAATCTCGTAATAAACTACAAAGAGAACCCCAATTTTTCAGATATCATAAAAGAATACACCAAAAAACGCGGCGTTGACATCATTTTAGACCATGTCGGTGCAACATACTTAGACCAGAATATCAAATCCTTAGCATACGAGGGCAGACTGATAATAATCGGCGTTATAAGCGGCATAAAGGCGGAGTTAAACTTGGGACTTTTGATGGTTAAAAGGCAGAAAATTATAGGCTCTGTGCTGCGTTCACGCCCTGTGGAAAACAAAGCCCAGATAATAAAGGAGTTTAAAGAAAAAGCCATTCCAAAGTTTGCAGACAGGACAATAGTTCCCATAATCTACACCGTTCTGCCGCTTGAAGAGGTCGCAAAGGCCCATCAGATAATGGAAAAGGGCGAGCACTTTGGAAAGATAGTGCTTTCTGTGTCTCACTAAAGGAGGGGATATGTGCCTTGGTATAGCCATGAAGGTTGTTGAGATATACGACGGTGGCCTAAACGGTGTGGTTGAGGCTGGCGGCGTTAAGCGCCACTGCTTCTTCCACATGATAGACGATCTAAAGGTTGGGGATTATGTCATTGTTCATGCTGGCTGCGCTATAGAGAAGATAGAGGAAGAAGAAGCCCAGGAGAATCTAAAACTAATAGAACAGTGCTTATTGGGAGAAGAAGCAGGTGGACAGGATAAAACTTAATATTTACAACGACCCAGAGATAGTAAAAAAACTAAGCAACTTCATAAAAAAGGAAGCAGAAAAGCTAAAAAAAACCATAAAAATTATGCACATATGCGGCACACATGAAAATTCAATCGTAAGGTTTGGCCTAAGGGATTTATTGCCTGGCAACATCACAGTTATTGCAGGACCTGGTTGTCCTGTATGTGTTACAAGCTCAAGGGATATAGATGCTATAATAGAACTTGCGTTAAAGGAAAATATCAAGCTTTTGACATTCGGGGATATGCTAAAGGTGCCAGGCAGCAGATTATCCTTCTCAAAAGCCATCTCAATGGGTGCAGATATCCAGATGATCTACAGCATCTTTGATGGCATAGAGATAGCCAAAAACTCAGACAAGCCGTGCATATTCTTTGCCTGCGGTTTTGAAACAACAGCAGCACCAACCGCAGCAGCCCTAAAGGATTTGGAAATACCAAAAAACTTTTATATATACAGCGTGCACAAATACACACCAAACGGCGTGTATGCCCTACTTAAAAGCGGCAAGATCTCGATGGATGCATTAATCCTTCCCGGCCATGCCTCAACCATATCAGGCCTAAAAACCTATGAGAGGTTTACAGATGAATTTGGATTGCCGTCTGTTGCAGCAGGCTTTGAAGCTGCAGACATACTGCTTGCCATAGCCTTGATAGTAAAACAGATAAACAACAAAGAAGCAAAGGTGGAAAACGCATACACCAGGGTTATAGAATACGAAGGCAACAAAAGGGCTCAGCAGGCAATTGATGAGGTGTTCTATCTTACAAGCTCTATCTGGAGGGGTTTGGGCGAGATAGAAAACAGCGGATATGAATTAAAAGACAAATACAGACAGTTTGATGCAAAAAAGCAATTCAATATAACATACACAAACGATTACATAGAACACCAAAAGGGATGTAAATGCAACGAAATAATATTAGGTAATCTAACGCCAAAGGATTGTCCTCTGTTTACAAAGAGGTGCACACCGCATGACCCGATAGGCCCTTGCATGGTTTCAGATGAGGGAACCTGCAAAAACTGGTATGATGGAGGTTTGATTTGAGCCAAAAGATAACATTAGACCACGGTTCTGGTGGAAAACTCACCCTGGAGCTGATCGAAGAGGTGTTTAAATCAGAAAGCGGTCTGGATAGTGCAATTTTAGGAGACATCGCCTTTACCACAGATTCCCACTCCATAAAACCACTGTTCTTTGCCGGGGGTGATATCGGAAAACTCTCGGTTGCAGGCACCGTAAACGACCTTCTATGCGTGGGCGCAAAACCCTTATACCTATCAACGGCATTCATCATAGAGGCTGGCTTTGAGATAGATAAGCTAAATAGAATCGTAAAATCCATAAAGGAAGAGGCTGAAGATGCTGGTGTGAAGATAGTCTGTGGTGATACAAAGGTTGTGGAAAACGGAAAGTGCGACGGTGTTTATATAAACACATCAGGCATAGGCAAAATAATAAGGCCTATAAAGGGTGATAACATAAACGATGGCGATGCGGTAATCGTCAGCGGAAGCATAGGAGAACACGGCTTTGCAATACTAAACCAAAGGGAAAACCTCAATCTGAATACAGAACTCAGAAGCGATGTTTCAAATCTCACAGATCTAATACTCCCACTTATTGAATCCGATGTGGAGATAAAGTTCATGCGAGACCCAACAAGGGGCGGGCTTGCTATGTGCCTAAATGAGTTATGCTACAAACGGGATTTTGGCTTTGAGATCGAAGAATCGCTGATACCTGTAATGGAGGATGTCAGGGTAATATCTGAGATCTTAGGTATAGAGCCGTATTACTCTGCAAACGAGGGCAAGATGGTTATAGTCGTATCAAAAAAAGACCAAGACAGGGCTTTAGATATCCTTAAGAAAAACCCCAAAGGCTCCAATGCAAAAATCATCGGCAAAGTCAGTAAAAAAACTGCCGGCAATGTAATACTAAAAACAAAATTCGGCTCAACAAGACTGCTTAAAATGCCCGTTGCAGACAAGATGCCTCGAATATGCTAAATGCTTAAGGTAAATTTTTGGCTTAAAAGACTCATAAAAGAGTGGTTATTTTTATCCTCAACCGTGGGCGTTATCTTAACATCTATATATCTTCACAGATTTCCATCATACAGTTTTGATGATTTCAAAATACTTATTATACTATTACTATTTTTAGTAGTCCTAAGGGGGCTTGAAAGATCAAACTTTTTAACCTATATCTCATCAAAGCTTATAAGAGGAAAGTTTATACATATCAAAATAGTTTTACTAACAGCAATAGCGAGTATTTTTTTTACAAACGACATAGCCCTTTTAATGTTCGTGCCTATAACACTTACACTAAACATAAAACACAAAGACCTTCTCATTATATTCCAGGCTATAGCGGCAAATGCAGGAAGCGCTATCCTGCCAGCCGGAAACCCCCAAAATATGTTTATCTATTGGTTTTACAAGCCAAGCCTAATTGATTTTTTAAAAACCATATTGCCTTTTACATTAACCTCATTGTTCATTCTGATTTTAATATCACTCTTTGTAGGCAATCAAAAAGCAAATGAGCAAAAAGACATAACGCCAAAAGGAAATTATAAAATATACTTGGCTCTTCTTATGCTCATGCTTGGCGTTGTTCTAAGGTTAATCCCTATCTGGTTTGGTGTATCTGTAGCTGCATATGCTTTAATATTCGACAGAAAGTCACTGAAGATAGATTATTTTCTTATAGGTATATTCTTTATGTTTTTTGGCTTAACCGACAATCTAAGGCACCTGATAAATATATCTTCACAACTCAAAGAAAGTGTAGTGATATTCTCTGCCTTTTTGAGTCAACTTATAAGTAATGTGCCAACTGCTTTGTTTCTTTCGGATTTCACAAATGATTGGCAAAGGCTTTTGTGGGGCGTTAGTATAGGTGGTTATGGAAACCTAATAGGATCACTAGCAAATTTGATAGCTTACAGGATATACATAACCCACTATCCGGAAGATAAACGATTTTTAATTAAGTTTCTCTTTGTGGGATATTTTTTCTTTTTTGGCCTTTTGTTTATCTATCTTGCTAAATAAGTTTACTGTCTAAATTTATAACTCTCTTTATCTATCAGCTGAACCAGGCTTAAAGCCAAATCCTTATTAAGATTTTTAAGCCTTTCATACTCATTTAGAGCTTTTTCTTTCTCGTTAAGCATAACCCATATAATACCCAAATTGTAATGGGCCGAAGGATTGTAAGGGTTTATTCTTATAGATTGCTCAAAGTATTTAACTGCCTCATCGTAACTACCCAATTCACCATAAACTATACCCAGATTTAAATAGACATCTGACATATTAGGATCTATCTGCAAGGCTTGCTTATATGCTTCAGTAGCTTTTATGTACTCATCTTTTGCCATGTATGCATTGCCCATATTGGCATAAGCCTCGGCAAAATCAGGCTCCATGCCTATAGCCATATCGTAAAATTCTATGGCTCTATCATTCTCGCCTAACTCATAATAAGCATTGCCTATATTTAGATAGATACTAGCATCTGGTTCATCAAGCCTAATTATTATTTCGTTTAAAGCTTCTATTTCATCTTCAAAAAAACCAAACTTATGATAAATCATGGCAAGTGTATTGTAAGCCTCTAAGTTATTGGGGTTTATTTCTATGGCCTTGTTGCAATAATCCTCAGCATCGTCAAAGTTATCCAACTGGGCATAACAATACCCTATCTCTATATAGGCATCTTCAAAGGAAGGATTCTCTTTTACAGCATTTAGAAAATAAACTATAGCCTTTTCGCATTCTCCTTGTTCAACTAAAAGCTCACCTTTATGAAAAAGCACATCATAAAGTTCCTTCATAAATGAAAGTTTATCAAATTTATCTGAGTTTTTAAACAAATTTAACAAAAATAAAGCATTTTTAACTGTCTCGTTTTTGCACGGGCAAGCTCAACAAAAAACTTGACTAATTTTTTTTCATAGATAGACTTTTAATATGAATAAAATTGAGGAACTTTATAATAATTTAGGTAAGATTGAAGACTTACCGGCCTTCCCGGCTATAGCATTCGAGGTTATAAAGCTGACAAGAGACCCGGATACTACATCGAGAAATTTAGAAGATGTAATCAAGAAGGACCCTAACCTTGTAAGCCAAATATTGAAGATGGCAAATTCATCTCTTTATGGCTTGTCAAGGGAAATTACATCACTAAATCATGCTATCAACCTTCTGGGTTTTGTCCAGGTGGAAAACATAGTAATGATTTCAGTAATTCTGTCCAGTGTCAGAAAACTGCCTCTACATAAAAAATTCAACAGGGATAAGTTTTTGGAGCACTCATTCGGTTGTGGTGTAACGGCAAAAATAATAAGCAACATATTAAACTTAAACTTCTCCTCCGCTGAGTTCAGTGGTGGCGTTATACACGATATTGGTAAAGTTTTACTTGATTTGTATGCGCCAGAATGCTTAGACCTAATTTTAGAAAACGCATACAATAAAGGCATATCTTTTATAGAATCTGAGATGGAGCTCTACGGCGTTAACCACTCTATGCTCGGCGCTAAGTTGTTATCCATTTGGGGTTTGCCCGAAGAAATAATAGATATAGCAGAAAACCACCACAGCCCACTAAATGCACACAACAAGCTTTTGGTGTCAGCCGTTCATGTGGCTGACCTTCTTACATACTCTGAGGGTATTGGTTTTGGTGGAAACTATGCAAAATTTACACTGGAAGAAGACGATGGATGGCAATTCCTCATACAAGAGGCAAACCTTAAGGAAGAGTTTGACCTTGCTTATTTCACTTTTAAGCTGTACGAGGAGATAGATAACGCAAAACAACTTTACTTTGAGGAGTCATAAAAAGTGTCGGAAAAAATGAACCCCAAAACTTTTGAAGAAATTAGAGACTTTATATATAAAAAATCGGGTATATTTTTTGAGAAATCCAAGGAATACCTTTTGACAAACAGACTAAACAAGAGGCTAAAGGAATTAGGTTTAAATACGTTTGAGGAATATCTGCAATATCTAAAATCACCGAAGGGCTCGCAGGAATTAGCACCCCTATTCGATGCCATAACGATAAACGAGACATACTTCTTTCGCCACATAAGACAGATAGAAGCTTTTAGAGATGTAATAGTTCCTGAGTTGCTTAAGAAAAAACGCTCAATAAACGTCTGGAGTGCGGCATGCTCAACCGGCGAGGAACCTTACACTTTAGTTATAGCTCTAATGGAAAAATATGGACAAAACATACCTGCAAGGATACTGGCGAGTGACATATCAAATGAGGTTCTTCAAAAGGCCAAAGACGGCATTTATGGAGAGTATTCGGTAAAGGAGCTATCGGCGGATCTAAAGAAGAAATACTTTGATAACGCCGGTTTTGGCAAATACAAGATAAAAGATTTTGTAAAAAGAAAGGTCGTTTTTAAGAATATAAACCTCATGGATCCAACATTGGGAAGAAAGGTCGGCAAGATGGATGTGATATTTTGCCGCAATGTTTTGATTTACTTCGATGCCAAATCCCGCCAGCAGGTAATAAACATATTTTACAACGATATATTGAATCCAGGTGGTTATCTATTTTTAGGGGCCACAGAATCTATATCCCGCCTTAACACCAGCTTCAAACTTTGCCATTTTAAGATGGCAATAGCATATCAAAAACCGGAATAAAAATAAAAAGCGGAGTGAGCCTATAAGCCGGGTTTTGTCCACCTGCCTTCACAGGTTGGATGGCCATTTATCTATGCGACCTACCCGAGAACCCTCAAATACAAAGATTTGATGGGCAGGGTCACCCCGTTAGGTTCTCCTATTTGGTCTTGCTCCGAGGTGGGGTTTGCCGTGCCAGTGAATATTACTACCCACTGCGGTGGTCTCTTACACCACCGTTTCAGCCTTACCCTGCACCCATCTTTTTATTTCTGCTAAAATTTATAAAGCAGATATCTAATAAACAATCCTTTTCTCTTTTGAAAAGAATTGT comes from Hippea maritima DSM 10411 and encodes:
- a CDS encoding NAD(P)H-quinone oxidoreductase — protein: MKAVICDGFGGIEVLKIADVEKPKPKPDQVLIKVMATSVNMPDIVQRRGKYPPPPGESEILGLEVAGIIEELGSEVEEYKKGDKVMALVGGGGYAEYATAYASHIIPIPESMSFEEAACVCEAYITAFLNVFMIGGIKDNDYVLYHGGGGGVNTAAIQLTRALTNNVNIIITASPRKMDKVKEIGANLVINYKENPNFSDIIKEYTKKRGVDIILDHVGATYLDQNIKSLAYEGRLIIIGVISGIKAELNLGLLMVKRQKIIGSVLRSRPVENKAQIIKEFKEKAIPKFADRTIVPIIYTVLPLEEVAKAHQIMEKGEHFGKIVLSVSH
- a CDS encoding HypC/HybG/HupF family hydrogenase formation chaperone, translated to MCLGIAMKVVEIYDGGLNGVVEAGGVKRHCFFHMIDDLKVGDYVIVHAGCAIEKIEEEEAQENLKLIEQCLLGEEAGGQDKT
- the hypD gene encoding hydrogenase formation protein HypD, which codes for MDRIKLNIYNDPEIVKKLSNFIKKEAEKLKKTIKIMHICGTHENSIVRFGLRDLLPGNITVIAGPGCPVCVTSSRDIDAIIELALKENIKLLTFGDMLKVPGSRLSFSKAISMGADIQMIYSIFDGIEIAKNSDKPCIFFACGFETTAAPTAAALKDLEIPKNFYIYSVHKYTPNGVYALLKSGKISMDALILPGHASTISGLKTYERFTDEFGLPSVAAGFEAADILLAIALIVKQINNKEAKVENAYTRVIEYEGNKRAQQAIDEVFYLTSSIWRGLGEIENSGYELKDKYRQFDAKKQFNITYTNDYIEHQKGCKCNEIILGNLTPKDCPLFTKRCTPHDPIGPCMVSDEGTCKNWYDGGLI
- the hypE gene encoding hydrogenase expression/formation protein HypE, coding for MSQKITLDHGSGGKLTLELIEEVFKSESGLDSAILGDIAFTTDSHSIKPLFFAGGDIGKLSVAGTVNDLLCVGAKPLYLSTAFIIEAGFEIDKLNRIVKSIKEEAEDAGVKIVCGDTKVVENGKCDGVYINTSGIGKIIRPIKGDNINDGDAVIVSGSIGEHGFAILNQRENLNLNTELRSDVSNLTDLILPLIESDVEIKFMRDPTRGGLAMCLNELCYKRDFGFEIEESLIPVMEDVRVISEILGIEPYYSANEGKMVIVVSKKDQDRALDILKKNPKGSNAKIIGKVSKKTAGNVILKTKFGSTRLLKMPVADKMPRIC
- a CDS encoding SLC13 family permease produces the protein MLKVNFWLKRLIKEWLFLSSTVGVILTSIYLHRFPSYSFDDFKILIILLLFLVVLRGLERSNFLTYISSKLIRGKFIHIKIVLLTAIASIFFTNDIALLMFVPITLTLNIKHKDLLIIFQAIAANAGSAILPAGNPQNMFIYWFYKPSLIDFLKTILPFTLTSLFILILISLFVGNQKANEQKDITPKGNYKIYLALLMLMLGVVLRLIPIWFGVSVAAYALIFDRKSLKIDYFLIGIFFMFFGLTDNLRHLINISSQLKESVVIFSAFLSQLISNVPTALFLSDFTNDWQRLLWGVSIGGYGNLIGSLANLIAYRIYITHYPEDKRFLIKFLFVGYFFFFGLLFIYLAK
- a CDS encoding tetratricopeptide repeat protein, which produces MKELYDVLFHKGELLVEQGECEKAIVYFLNAVKENPSFEDAYIEIGYCYAQLDNFDDAEDYCNKAIEINPNNLEAYNTLAMIYHKFGFFEDEIEALNEIIIRLDEPDASIYLNIGNAYYELGENDRAIEFYDMAIGMEPDFAEAYANMGNAYMAKDEYIKATEAYKQALQIDPNMSDVYLNLGIVYGELGSYDEAVKYFEQSIRINPYNPSAHYNLGIIWVMLNEKEKALNEYERLKNLNKDLALSLVQLIDKESYKFRQ
- a CDS encoding HDOD domain-containing protein, with the translated sequence MNKIEELYNNLGKIEDLPAFPAIAFEVIKLTRDPDTTSRNLEDVIKKDPNLVSQILKMANSSLYGLSREITSLNHAINLLGFVQVENIVMISVILSSVRKLPLHKKFNRDKFLEHSFGCGVTAKIISNILNLNFSSAEFSGGVIHDIGKVLLDLYAPECLDLILENAYNKGISFIESEMELYGVNHSMLGAKLLSIWGLPEEIIDIAENHHSPLNAHNKLLVSAVHVADLLTYSEGIGFGGNYAKFTLEEDDGWQFLIQEANLKEEFDLAYFTFKLYEEIDNAKQLYFEES
- a CDS encoding CheR family methyltransferase, which codes for MSEKMNPKTFEEIRDFIYKKSGIFFEKSKEYLLTNRLNKRLKELGLNTFEEYLQYLKSPKGSQELAPLFDAITINETYFFRHIRQIEAFRDVIVPELLKKKRSINVWSAACSTGEEPYTLVIALMEKYGQNIPARILASDISNEVLQKAKDGIYGEYSVKELSADLKKKYFDNAGFGKYKIKDFVKRKVVFKNINLMDPTLGRKVGKMDVIFCRNVLIYFDAKSRQQVINIFYNDILNPGGYLFLGATESISRLNTSFKLCHFKMAIAYQKPE